From one Phragmitibacter flavus genomic stretch:
- a CDS encoding DUF1592 domain-containing protein, producing MSLSSVGMAMVKPVFAAGELRGHQTFEKSVLPVLQTFCYDCHGDGMDKGDFAMDGHKDYAEALSDKKMWDHVREIMSTHVMPPEDKDQPTLEERKLVLKWIEDEVFWVDPTKPDPGHVTLRRMNRTEYNNTVRDVLKVNSRPARNFPPDDTGYGYDNIGSVLSLSPMLMEKYLRSAREVAAEAVWVRPAGRFEDELSGDEFKVSSGSGSERYGMMALFGNGEMVGTTEIKEPGLYRVTLLLSSNKSGDENAKYAVLVDGKEVFNGEVEKEFDGKDIDGSLERVAFDLNLEKGKRSLAVRFLNDHFDDNAPDKHRRDRNLLLRSAHVEGPIKMKAVAQSPFLEWLMQGKKISPAQLEIQGDDFEKLDGGGVFLQNKRAVFASNGSVKREFELPSDGEYRVMLVANANQAGDERARLSVKVGDEVRTLDITEPDGKNQTLSFTTKKLKAGKNTIVVGFVNDFYLNGKDRNAYLEEVYIVGPTGSETAQVFEPAFAREWISRMGLKMFRRPVEAGDLNKLMGLVVMAQKEGASRQEAISLVLEAMMGSSKFLFNGAPDVAGPVGKGSALVNEFTLASRLSYFIWSSAPDDQLLELAGKGQLRANLKAEVKRMIGDWKGWALTENFAGQWLRLRDIELMSPHQRRFPEFYKGSLRRDMKKESELFFDHILRDNRSALEILDSDYTFMNETLAKFYGVEGVKGSKFQKVSLKGTPRGGLLTQAGILALTSHPTRTSPVKRGQFLLENVLGTPPPPAPQNIPEFGEDRGAKVEGTLRQRFEAHRANPSCSSCHAFLDPFGFAFENFDAIGRWRDQDNKEAVDATGKLLTGEKFNGAAELRKLLVDLKRDDFTRTLIENLLIYSLGRGLDYPDKLFVRQLKEKAAEGEYRLQDLIVSVVESVPFQKMRATVAAAPAPAAPTPATPSAPVTPAAPKQETAQK from the coding sequence GTGAGTTTGTCTTCCGTGGGGATGGCGATGGTGAAACCTGTGTTTGCGGCGGGAGAGCTGCGTGGTCACCAGACGTTTGAAAAGAGTGTGCTGCCGGTGTTGCAGACCTTTTGTTACGACTGCCATGGGGATGGGATGGACAAGGGCGATTTTGCGATGGACGGGCACAAGGATTATGCGGAGGCGCTGAGCGACAAGAAGATGTGGGATCATGTGCGGGAGATCATGAGCACGCATGTGATGCCTCCGGAGGACAAGGATCAGCCGACATTGGAGGAGCGGAAACTGGTGTTGAAGTGGATTGAAGACGAGGTGTTTTGGGTGGACCCCACGAAGCCTGATCCAGGGCATGTGACGTTGCGTCGAATGAATCGCACGGAATACAACAACACGGTGCGCGATGTGTTGAAGGTGAACTCACGTCCGGCGCGTAATTTTCCGCCGGATGACACGGGTTATGGTTATGACAACATTGGGTCGGTGTTGAGCCTTTCACCGATGTTGATGGAGAAGTATTTGCGGTCGGCGCGCGAGGTCGCTGCGGAGGCGGTGTGGGTGCGTCCGGCGGGGCGTTTTGAGGATGAGTTGAGCGGGGATGAGTTCAAGGTGAGCAGCGGCAGTGGTTCGGAGCGCTATGGGATGATGGCACTGTTTGGCAATGGCGAAATGGTGGGAACGACGGAGATCAAAGAGCCGGGTTTGTATCGGGTGACGTTGTTGCTTTCGTCGAACAAATCGGGGGATGAAAACGCGAAGTATGCGGTGCTGGTGGATGGGAAGGAAGTGTTCAATGGCGAGGTGGAGAAGGAGTTTGATGGCAAGGACATTGATGGCAGCCTGGAGCGGGTGGCGTTTGATTTGAACTTGGAGAAAGGCAAGCGCAGTCTGGCGGTGCGGTTTTTGAATGATCATTTTGATGACAACGCGCCGGACAAACATCGTCGTGATCGCAACCTGTTGCTGAGGTCGGCTCATGTGGAAGGGCCGATCAAAATGAAGGCGGTGGCGCAGTCGCCATTTCTGGAGTGGCTGATGCAGGGCAAGAAGATTAGTCCTGCGCAGCTGGAGATTCAGGGTGACGACTTTGAGAAGCTTGATGGTGGCGGGGTGTTTTTGCAAAACAAGCGGGCGGTGTTCGCCAGCAATGGAAGCGTGAAGCGCGAGTTTGAGCTGCCGTCGGACGGTGAGTATCGGGTGATGTTGGTGGCGAATGCGAACCAGGCTGGGGATGAACGGGCGCGGTTGTCGGTGAAGGTGGGCGATGAGGTGCGCACGCTGGACATCACGGAGCCGGATGGCAAGAATCAAACGCTGTCATTCACGACGAAAAAACTGAAGGCAGGCAAAAACACCATCGTGGTAGGTTTTGTGAACGATTTTTATCTGAATGGCAAGGATCGCAATGCCTATTTGGAAGAGGTGTATATCGTGGGACCCACCGGCTCGGAGACGGCCCAGGTGTTTGAGCCTGCGTTTGCGCGCGAATGGATCAGCCGCATGGGATTGAAGATGTTTCGGCGTCCTGTTGAAGCGGGGGATCTCAACAAGCTGATGGGGCTGGTCGTGATGGCGCAGAAAGAAGGCGCTTCACGGCAGGAAGCGATCAGCCTGGTGTTGGAGGCGATGATGGGATCGTCGAAGTTTTTGTTCAATGGTGCCCCGGATGTGGCGGGACCCGTGGGGAAAGGATCGGCGTTGGTGAATGAGTTCACGCTGGCATCGCGTTTGTCTTATTTCATCTGGAGCAGTGCGCCTGATGATCAGTTGCTGGAGCTGGCGGGCAAGGGTCAGCTGCGGGCCAATTTGAAAGCCGAGGTCAAGCGCATGATCGGTGATTGGAAGGGATGGGCGTTGACGGAAAATTTTGCGGGTCAGTGGCTGCGGCTGCGTGACATCGAGTTGATGTCGCCCCATCAGCGGCGTTTTCCGGAATTTTACAAGGGCAGTCTGCGTCGCGACATGAAGAAGGAGTCGGAGTTGTTTTTTGATCACATCCTGCGCGACAACCGCAGCGCTTTGGAGATCCTCGACAGCGACTACACGTTCATGAACGAGACGCTGGCGAAGTTTTATGGCGTTGAGGGCGTGAAGGGTTCCAAGTTCCAGAAGGTGTCGTTGAAAGGCACGCCGCGTGGCGGGTTGTTGACGCAGGCGGGGATTTTGGCGCTGACGTCGCATCCAACAAGAACGTCGCCGGTGAAGCGGGGTCAGTTTTTGTTGGAGAACGTGCTGGGCACACCGCCGCCGCCGGCGCCTCAGAACATTCCAGAGTTTGGCGAGGATCGCGGGGCCAAGGTGGAGGGAACGTTGCGTCAGCGTTTTGAGGCGCACCGTGCGAATCCGAGCTGCTCCAGCTGTCACGCATTCCTTGATCCGTTTGGTTTCGCGTTTGAGAACTTTGATGCGATCGGACGCTGGCGCGATCAGGACAACAAGGAGGCGGTGGATGCGACGGGCAAGCTGCTGACGGGGGAGAAGTTCAACGGGGCGGCGGAGTTGCGCAAGCTGTTGGTGGATCTGAAACGCGATGACTTCACGCGGACCTTGATTGAGAATCTTTTGATTTATTCGCTGGGCCGCGGGTTGGATTATCCCGACAAGCTGTTTGTCAGGCAGTTGAAGGAGAAGGCGGCAGAGGGTGAGTATCGTCTGCAGGATTTGATTGTTTCGGTGGTGGAGAGTGTGCCGTTCCAGAAAATGCGGGCGACGGTCGCGGCGGCTCCGGCACCAGCAGCACCGACACCGGCGACTCCGTCGGCACCGGTGACTCCCGCTGCTCCGAAGCAGGAGACGGCGCAGAAGTAA
- a CDS encoding YkvA family protein encodes MSEKSSPPDQRHDATISTVVDKEREIEKKLTGQKALKALLEHGILLLQMVKDYFQGNYREVPYWAIGAAALALFYVLNPVDAIPDIVPGLGYLDDATVLAFCLKLVETELSKYREWQAARKGKGVEESKKQGADS; translated from the coding sequence ATGTCTGAAAAATCATCCCCTCCCGATCAGCGTCATGATGCCACGATTTCCACGGTGGTGGACAAGGAACGTGAAATTGAGAAGAAATTAACGGGTCAGAAGGCGCTAAAGGCATTGTTGGAGCATGGGATATTGCTGCTGCAGATGGTGAAGGATTATTTCCAAGGGAACTATCGTGAGGTGCCGTATTGGGCGATTGGAGCAGCGGCGCTGGCCTTGTTTTATGTGTTGAATCCGGTGGATGCGATTCCGGACATCGTGCCGGGACTGGGGTATCTGGATGATGCGACAGTGCTGGCGTTTTGTTTGAAGCTGGTAGAGACCGAGTTGAGCAAATATCGGGAATGGCAGGCAGCGCGGAAGGGCAAAGGGGTGGAGGAATCCAAGAAGCAGGGTGCAGATTCCTGA
- a CDS encoding SpoIIE family protein phosphatase, which produces MSSSLNLEIDAQSWPLQSGDIIGRFGTVALDALKTCDVLSRHHLRVDLVQNLWHLTVLPNVRNATRLNGKLLTPEESVPLTAINDLTIHTLHLRLRQTFQESSPNTLTNHPVALLTIDPLLQIQLLNPSAQTLLGTTLTIGSNLASFIDPQSIIRLRLALDQLQNQQTTSIDLQSPPPRELHLRTLLRRDNATNTFLLALHDITDEHQQNLHLQTSLKAHTTHLHQLSALLSSPALHTGDLPVILPLIAQYTADLLPETHVALSILQSDQSLHPAAIAGTVYQHATPHFSKTHPGGEIQLTRPPHALWTDFDEQTAHLSFHLFSLALDNARRAQDLERLQLHEDSLKVEFAQATRYLSRLLPAPVTTGPVHLHWQYQPSGGLGGDVFGYDWLDHDHLYLFVVDVAGHGIGAALLAVSLINHLRLSIERKEPWLRDPADWLTHLNQTFPMEKHGGLTWTLWCGIYNTTKKELHYSSGGHPPAILLDRGQVKELTTNGPVLGALADITFQSAKTKVHPGAKLFLYTDGVFEFPLADGTTGTSASFVSTVAGTANMTSGECDFLHHHAAALCGSSEFPDDFTLLCAKFT; this is translated from the coding sequence ATGTCCAGCAGCCTAAATCTTGAAATCGACGCCCAATCCTGGCCCCTTCAATCTGGCGACATCATTGGCCGGTTCGGCACCGTCGCCCTTGATGCCCTCAAAACCTGCGACGTGCTCTCCCGCCATCATCTTCGCGTCGATCTCGTCCAAAACCTCTGGCACCTCACCGTCCTCCCCAACGTCCGCAACGCCACCCGGCTCAACGGCAAACTCCTCACGCCCGAAGAATCGGTGCCCCTCACCGCCATCAACGACCTCACCATCCACACCCTTCACCTGCGCCTTCGTCAAACCTTTCAAGAATCCTCCCCCAACACCCTTACCAATCACCCGGTCGCCCTGCTCACCATCGACCCGCTGCTCCAGATCCAGCTCCTCAACCCCAGCGCCCAAACCCTCCTCGGCACCACCCTCACCATCGGCAGCAACCTCGCCAGCTTCATCGATCCGCAAAGCATCATCCGACTCCGCCTCGCCCTCGACCAATTGCAAAACCAACAAACCACCAGCATCGACCTCCAATCCCCGCCGCCCCGCGAACTCCATCTCCGCACCCTCCTCCGACGCGACAACGCCACCAACACCTTCCTCCTCGCCCTCCACGACATCACCGACGAACACCAGCAAAACCTCCATCTTCAAACCAGCCTCAAGGCTCACACCACCCATCTCCACCAGCTCAGCGCGTTGCTCTCCTCCCCCGCCCTGCACACCGGCGACCTGCCCGTCATTCTCCCCCTCATCGCCCAATACACCGCCGACCTGCTACCTGAAACCCACGTCGCCCTCTCCATTCTCCAATCCGACCAATCCCTTCACCCCGCCGCCATCGCCGGCACCGTCTACCAACACGCCACTCCCCATTTCTCCAAAACCCACCCCGGCGGCGAAATCCAACTCACCCGCCCGCCCCACGCGCTCTGGACTGACTTCGACGAACAAACCGCCCACCTCAGCTTCCACCTTTTCTCCCTCGCCCTCGACAACGCCCGCCGCGCCCAGGACCTCGAACGCCTCCAACTCCACGAAGACTCCCTCAAAGTCGAATTCGCCCAGGCCACCCGCTACCTTTCCCGACTCCTTCCCGCCCCCGTGACCACTGGACCTGTTCACCTCCACTGGCAATACCAGCCCAGCGGCGGACTCGGCGGTGATGTCTTCGGTTACGACTGGCTCGATCACGACCACCTCTATCTTTTTGTCGTCGACGTCGCCGGTCACGGCATCGGAGCCGCCCTCCTCGCCGTCTCACTCATCAACCACCTCCGCCTCAGCATCGAGCGCAAAGAACCCTGGCTTCGCGACCCCGCCGACTGGCTCACCCACCTCAACCAAACCTTTCCCATGGAAAAACACGGTGGACTCACCTGGACCCTGTGGTGCGGCATCTACAACACCACCAAAAAGGAGCTTCACTACTCCAGCGGCGGTCATCCACCCGCCATCCTCCTTGATCGCGGCCAGGTCAAAGAACTCACCACCAACGGACCCGTCCTCGGAGCTCTTGCCGACATCACCTTCCAGTCCGCCAAAACCAAAGTCCATCCCGGAGCCAAACTCTTCCTCTACACCGATGGCGTTTTCGAGTTCCCCCTCGCCGACGGCACCACCGGCACCAGCGCCAGTTTTGTGAGCACCGTCGCCGGCACCGCCAACATGACCAGCGGCGAATGCGACTTCCTCCACCATCACGCCGCCGCCCTCTGCGGCAGCAGCGAATTCCCCGACGACTTCACCCTCCTCTGCGCCAAATTCACCTGA
- a CDS encoding VanZ family protein, translating to MSILSRPLSWFLAVVVWYAALLYLSSQSQLEAPVPEFMHRDKVMHLTYFALGGICLYLALRFSRPHFTHARISLFVILFCASIGALDEFRQSFTPNRSGNDLGDWIADTLGGVVACFVSPYLLPLIKKLSR from the coding sequence ATGTCCATCCTCTCCCGTCCCCTCTCTTGGTTCCTCGCCGTCGTCGTCTGGTATGCCGCCCTGCTCTACCTCTCCTCCCAATCCCAACTCGAGGCCCCCGTCCCCGAATTCATGCATCGCGACAAAGTCATGCACCTGACCTACTTCGCTCTCGGCGGCATCTGTCTCTATCTCGCCCTACGATTTTCGCGACCCCACTTTACCCACGCCCGAATCTCCCTATTCGTCATCCTATTCTGCGCCAGCATCGGAGCCCTCGATGAATTCCGTCAATCCTTCACCCCCAACCGCAGCGGCAACGATCTCGGCGACTGGATCGCCGACACCCTCGGAGGCGTGGTCGCCTGTTTCGTCAGCCCCTATCTCCTCCCCCTCATCAAAAAACTCAGCCGATAA
- the ligA gene encoding NAD-dependent DNA ligase LigA, whose amino-acid sequence MSAADRILQLRREIEHHNQLYYQQAQPEITDQQYDTLLRELQDLELAHPDLLTPDSPTQRVGGAPLQGFTQITHPVRMMSLDNTYSEAELRDFYNRLQKSLGREHIRCLVEAKIDGVAVAVRYENGLLNYAATRGDGTVGDNITANMKTIRGLPLRIPADGPQTFEVRGEVYMTRTVFDKINQEREEAGEPLYANPRNTTAGTLKQLDSRQVAKRPLHVLFYGLGDPGDTQLNTQSEIHQLLDHSKLPRSPLLWPCDTFEQVLEATHAIDAQRKSLPYDTDGAVIKVDSFAEQRELGATSKAPRWAIAYKFQAEQAETRLLAVDIQVGRTGALTPVARLTPVLLSGSTVSNATLHNYEEIQRKDIRIGDLVTIEKAGEIIPAVISVNTTARTGNETPVPVPTTCPVCNTPAVKDPVQVAIRCPNPNCPEQVKRRLEHFTQRGAMDIRSLGEKNIAQLVDLNLIRTPADIYDLNELSLARMERQGTKSIDNLIKGIAESKTQPPWRLLFGLGILHVGASSARSLLDHFDSIDKLSTTSIEDLLKVSDIGTIVAQSIHTWFNDEANQQLITRLRDSGLNFTNPQTEQASDRFAGTTWVITGTLSQPRETIAEIIRSHGGKVSGSVSAKTTYLLAGEEAGSKLDKAKKLGVKTLTEPEFTDLLNSPR is encoded by the coding sequence ATGTCCGCCGCTGACCGTATCCTTCAACTCCGCCGCGAAATCGAGCACCACAACCAGCTCTATTACCAGCAGGCCCAGCCCGAGATCACCGACCAGCAATACGACACCCTCCTCCGCGAACTCCAGGATCTCGAACTCGCCCACCCCGACCTGCTCACCCCCGACTCCCCCACCCAGCGCGTCGGCGGTGCCCCGCTCCAGGGTTTCACGCAAATCACGCACCCCGTGCGCATGATGAGCCTCGACAACACCTACTCCGAAGCCGAACTGCGCGACTTCTACAACCGCCTCCAAAAATCCCTCGGACGCGAACACATTCGCTGCCTCGTCGAAGCCAAAATCGACGGGGTCGCCGTCGCCGTGCGCTATGAAAATGGTCTCCTCAACTACGCCGCCACCCGCGGTGATGGCACTGTGGGCGACAACATCACCGCCAACATGAAAACCATCCGCGGCCTCCCCCTGCGCATTCCCGCTGATGGACCCCAAACCTTCGAAGTCCGCGGCGAAGTCTACATGACCCGCACCGTCTTCGACAAGATCAACCAGGAACGCGAAGAGGCCGGTGAACCCCTCTACGCCAACCCCCGCAACACCACCGCCGGCACCCTCAAACAACTCGACTCCCGCCAGGTTGCCAAACGCCCGTTGCACGTGCTCTTCTACGGCCTCGGCGACCCCGGCGACACCCAGCTCAACACCCAAAGCGAGATCCACCAACTCCTCGACCACTCCAAACTCCCCCGCTCCCCGCTCCTCTGGCCATGCGACACCTTCGAACAAGTCCTCGAAGCCACCCACGCCATCGACGCCCAACGCAAATCCCTCCCCTACGACACCGATGGTGCCGTCATCAAGGTCGACAGCTTCGCGGAACAACGCGAACTCGGTGCCACCAGCAAAGCGCCCCGCTGGGCCATTGCCTACAAATTTCAGGCCGAACAAGCCGAAACCCGACTCCTTGCCGTCGACATCCAGGTCGGTCGCACCGGTGCCCTCACCCCCGTCGCCCGCCTCACCCCCGTCCTGCTCAGCGGCTCAACTGTCTCCAACGCCACCCTTCACAACTACGAGGAAATTCAGCGCAAAGACATCCGCATCGGCGACCTCGTCACCATCGAAAAAGCCGGCGAAATCATCCCCGCCGTCATCTCCGTCAACACCACCGCGCGAACCGGCAACGAAACCCCCGTCCCTGTCCCGACCACCTGCCCCGTCTGTAACACCCCCGCCGTCAAAGACCCCGTCCAGGTCGCCATCCGCTGCCCCAATCCCAACTGCCCTGAACAGGTCAAACGCCGGCTCGAACACTTCACCCAACGCGGTGCCATGGACATCCGCAGCCTCGGCGAAAAGAACATCGCCCAACTCGTCGACCTCAACCTCATCCGCACCCCTGCCGACATCTACGACCTCAACGAACTCTCCCTTGCCCGCATGGAACGGCAGGGCACCAAAAGCATCGATAACCTCATCAAAGGCATCGCCGAAAGCAAAACCCAGCCTCCCTGGCGCCTGCTCTTCGGCCTCGGCATCCTCCACGTCGGAGCCTCCAGCGCCCGCAGCCTCCTCGATCACTTCGACAGCATCGACAAACTCTCGACTACCTCCATCGAAGACCTCTTAAAAGTCAGCGACATCGGCACCATCGTCGCCCAGAGCATCCACACCTGGTTCAACGACGAAGCCAATCAGCAACTCATCACCCGCCTGCGCGATTCCGGTCTCAACTTCACCAACCCCCAAACCGAACAAGCCTCCGACCGCTTCGCCGGCACCACCTGGGTCATCACCGGCACCCTCAGTCAACCGAGAGAAACCATCGCCGAAATCATCCGCAGTCACGGCGGCAAAGTCAGCGGCAGCGTCAGCGCCAAAACCACCTATCTCCTCGCCGGAGAAGAAGCCGGCAGCAAACTCGACAAAGCCAAAAAACTCGGCGTCAAAACCCTCACCGAGCCCGAGTTCACCGACCTCCTAAACTCCCCCCGCTAA
- the blaOXA gene encoding class D beta-lactamase yields the protein MRNPWWSFGVFVFVCSSGWAEDALVERAEWGRFFEEAKAEGTVVVLDERGEGGGASGVYDGERAKKRLTPASTFKIPHTLFALDAGVVRDEFQVFEWDGEQRPIETWNRDQDLRSSMRNSVVWVYEKFAREIGDEAEIEYLKKVGYGNEEVTGMKPFWVEGDLAISAVEQVAFLKRLYRNELPFKVEHQRLVKDVMIVEAGRDWILRAKTGWSGEIGGGVGWVEWPTGPGFFALNIDTPGRMEDLPKREGITRAVLREVGALP from the coding sequence ATGAGAAATCCGTGGTGGAGCTTTGGTGTCTTTGTTTTTGTTTGCAGTTCAGGCTGGGCGGAGGATGCGCTGGTGGAGCGGGCGGAGTGGGGGCGTTTTTTTGAGGAAGCGAAAGCGGAGGGGACGGTGGTGGTGTTGGATGAACGGGGGGAAGGTGGAGGAGCGTCGGGAGTTTATGATGGGGAGAGGGCGAAGAAGCGGTTGACGCCGGCTTCAACGTTCAAGATTCCGCATACGTTGTTTGCGTTGGACGCGGGAGTGGTGCGGGATGAGTTTCAGGTCTTTGAATGGGATGGAGAGCAGAGGCCGATTGAAACCTGGAACCGGGATCAGGATTTGCGTTCGTCGATGCGGAATTCGGTGGTTTGGGTTTATGAGAAATTTGCGCGGGAGATTGGGGATGAGGCGGAGATAGAGTATTTGAAGAAGGTGGGTTATGGGAATGAGGAGGTGACGGGAATGAAGCCGTTTTGGGTGGAGGGGGATTTGGCGATTTCAGCGGTGGAGCAGGTGGCGTTTTTGAAGCGGCTTTATCGGAATGAGTTGCCGTTCAAGGTGGAGCATCAGCGGTTGGTGAAGGATGTGATGATTGTGGAGGCGGGGAGGGATTGGATCTTGCGGGCGAAGACAGGCTGGAGCGGGGAGATTGGGGGGGGGGTGGGATGGGTGGAGTGGCCAACGGGGCCGGGGTTTTTTGCGCTGAATATCGACACGCCGGGGCGGATGGAGGATTTGCCGAAGCGGGAGGGGATCACGCGGGCGGTGCTGCGTGAGGTGGGTGCGCTGCCTTGA
- a CDS encoding pyridoxamine 5'-phosphate oxidase family protein, translating to MADRYMHTVLTPAVLEAERHYYGRTYPDFEGAPKVDALTASEVAFIEDRDSFYMATITENGWPYLQHRGGRKGFLKVTGENELMFADHGGNRQMISVGSLAVNDRVSLFLMDYPARERLKILGHAKVLDAREHPDLVERIAPPGGHAAKVERIMVIDVLSYDWNCPKFITPRFTPAEIETAIVPLKNRIAELEAQLKTYQSES from the coding sequence ATGGCTGATCGATACATGCATACGGTGCTGACGCCTGCGGTTCTGGAAGCGGAGCGTCATTATTATGGTCGCACTTATCCCGACTTTGAAGGGGCTCCAAAGGTCGATGCGCTGACCGCATCGGAGGTGGCGTTTATTGAAGATCGCGACTCCTTTTACATGGCAACCATCACGGAAAACGGCTGGCCTTATTTGCAACATCGCGGTGGACGGAAGGGGTTTTTGAAGGTTACCGGAGAGAATGAACTGATGTTTGCGGATCATGGGGGCAACCGGCAGATGATCAGCGTTGGCAGTCTTGCGGTGAATGATCGGGTGAGTTTGTTTCTGATGGATTATCCTGCGCGGGAACGGCTGAAGATTCTTGGTCATGCGAAGGTGTTGGATGCGCGTGAACATCCCGACTTGGTGGAGCGCATTGCTCCGCCGGGAGGTCATGCGGCGAAGGTTGAGCGGATCATGGTGATCGATGTTTTGTCTTATGACTGGAACTGTCCGAAGTTCATCACGCCGCGATTTACGCCTGCTGAGATTGAAACGGCCATCGTGCCATTGAAAAACCGCATTGCGGAACTGGAAGCTCAACTGAAAACCTATCAATCCGAATCATGA
- a CDS encoding LysR family transcriptional regulator: MIDLIRALLVVIEEGSINRAALRLRLSQPALSRQMKALEEQIGGRLLERETGGVKPTNLCHTLMKSMRPLMEAYDLNLANLRRQARGERSELRVGYLISAAQSILTPALTRLRKAHPDVKLLLHDLSPREQIDGLRAGELDLALIGQEGSVAASEFHSTKLGSFRVCAALSDSDPLASKTRITLKDLKGRDFIGIDEHHMPGRNRWLTSLCRTAGFKPRFAAIVDGITNVLSLVVSESAVTLLPDYFLQFQHPGVTFVPISDEQARWDFIVLTQRGRTSTAARTLLEALKQVVAKDK, encoded by the coding sequence ATGATTGACCTCATCCGCGCATTGCTGGTTGTGATCGAAGAAGGAAGCATCAATCGCGCCGCCCTTCGCCTGCGCCTGTCCCAGCCCGCCCTCAGTCGGCAGATGAAAGCGCTTGAGGAACAAATCGGCGGCCGCTTGCTGGAACGTGAAACCGGTGGCGTCAAACCCACCAACCTTTGCCACACGCTGATGAAATCCATGCGTCCCCTGATGGAAGCGTATGACCTCAACCTCGCCAACCTGCGCCGTCAGGCCCGCGGCGAACGATCGGAACTGCGCGTGGGATATCTCATCTCCGCCGCTCAAAGCATCCTCACCCCGGCACTCACCCGATTGCGCAAAGCCCATCCCGACGTCAAACTTTTGCTGCACGACCTCTCGCCACGCGAACAAATCGATGGACTTCGTGCTGGTGAACTCGACCTCGCCCTCATCGGCCAGGAAGGCAGTGTCGCCGCCAGCGAATTTCACAGCACCAAACTCGGCTCATTCCGGGTCTGCGCCGCTCTTTCCGACAGCGATCCCCTCGCCTCAAAAACCAGGATCACCCTCAAAGACCTGAAAGGACGCGACTTCATCGGCATTGATGAACACCACATGCCGGGTCGCAACCGCTGGCTCACCTCCCTCTGCCGCACCGCCGGATTCAAACCCCGCTTCGCCGCCATCGTCGATGGCATCACCAACGTCCTCTCCCTAGTCGTGTCCGAATCCGCCGTCACCCTGCTGCCCGACTACTTCCTTCAGTTCCAACACCCGGGCGTCACGTTCGTGCCCATCAGCGATGAACAGGCACGCTGGGACTTCATCGTCCTCACCCAACGTGGCCGCACCTCCACCGCTGCCAGAACCTTGCTAGAGGCGCTCAAACAAGTCGTCGCCAAAGACAAATGA
- a CDS encoding HpcH/HpaI aldolase family protein, with protein MKNLKQRIKAGETVNGCWLNLGSPLTAEIVGLAGFDWVLIDLEHGAGGETDIAAQLQALQHTPTTPIVRVESAASQRIHRVLDMGAQGIMCPKVNNAAEAQTVASGMHYPPHGTRGVAKMVRATAFGRDFADYYRDARENLLGVIQIETIEALSHLDEIAALDGVDVLFIGPADLTMELGIFGQFDHPKFLEAVHAIVKAANNANKATGILFFNPDDYQKYHNLGIRMIACGADATFVADSARTMAAKLQSARDVPQS; from the coding sequence ATGAAAAATCTCAAACAACGCATCAAAGCCGGCGAAACCGTCAACGGCTGCTGGCTTAACCTCGGCTCCCCGCTCACCGCCGAAATCGTCGGCCTCGCCGGCTTCGACTGGGTGCTCATCGACCTCGAACACGGTGCCGGTGGCGAAACCGACATCGCCGCCCAGCTCCAGGCCCTCCAGCACACCCCCACCACCCCCATCGTCCGCGTTGAAAGCGCCGCCAGTCAGCGCATCCACCGTGTCCTCGACATGGGAGCCCAGGGGATCATGTGCCCCAAGGTCAACAATGCCGCCGAAGCTCAAACCGTCGCCAGCGGCATGCACTACCCACCCCACGGCACCCGCGGCGTCGCCAAAATGGTGCGTGCCACCGCCTTTGGACGCGACTTTGCCGACTACTACCGCGACGCCCGCGAAAACCTCCTCGGCGTCATCCAAATCGAAACCATCGAAGCTCTCAGCCACCTCGATGAAATCGCCGCCCTCGACGGCGTCGACGTCCTCTTCATCGGCCCCGCCGACCTCACCATGGAGCTCGGCATCTTCGGCCAGTTCGACCACCCCAAATTTCTCGAAGCCGTCCACGCCATCGTCAAAGCCGCCAACAACGCCAACAAAGCCACCGGCATCCTCTTCTTCAATCCCGACGACTACCAAAAATACCACAACCTCGGCATCCGCATGATCGCCTGCGGAGCCGACGCCACCTTCGTCGCCGACAGCGCCCGCACCATGGCCGCCAAGCTCCAGTCCGCTCGCGACGTGCCTCAATCGTAA